In a genomic window of Gloeocapsopsis dulcis:
- the gcvT gene encoding glycine cleavage system aminomethyltransferase GcvT: MANQEELIPEALPLAQTPLYQLALELKARLTSFGGWEMPVQFVGISKEHQAVRTAAGMFDISHMGKFILRGKQLISQLQRLVPSDLNRLQPGQAQYTVLLNSQAGIIDDIIFYYQGEDAGEQRGVMIVNAATSSKDKAWILQNVDQEQAQLHDVSSEKVLIAVQGPQAAVTLQEFVQEDLSKIKAFGHLDAIVLGQPGFIARTGYTGEDGFEVMVDSDVGIELWRSLYDAGVIPCGLGARDTLRLEAAMALYGQDIDETTTPLEAGMGWLVHLETKEDFIGREVLAQQKARSVQRKLVGLCLQGRNIARHGYQVLSQGKVVGEITSGTLSPTLGYPVALAYVPTSLSQLGQQLDVEIRGKLYPAIIVKRPFYRSKTRLLT, translated from the coding sequence GTGGCTAATCAAGAAGAGTTAATTCCAGAAGCGCTACCGTTAGCTCAAACACCTTTATATCAACTTGCACTCGAACTTAAAGCCCGACTAACTAGTTTTGGTGGCTGGGAAATGCCAGTGCAGTTTGTTGGTATTAGTAAAGAACATCAAGCGGTGAGAACTGCAGCGGGGATGTTTGATATTTCCCACATGGGTAAATTCATCTTGCGCGGCAAGCAGTTGATTTCTCAATTACAGCGTTTAGTTCCTTCAGATTTAAACCGCCTGCAACCAGGTCAAGCGCAATATACTGTACTGCTAAACTCTCAAGCTGGAATTATTGACGACATTATTTTTTACTACCAAGGGGAAGATGCAGGAGAACAGCGGGGCGTGATGATTGTCAATGCTGCAACTAGTAGTAAAGACAAAGCATGGATTTTGCAAAACGTTGATCAAGAACAAGCGCAGTTGCACGATGTATCTTCAGAAAAAGTTTTAATTGCTGTGCAAGGACCCCAAGCCGCTGTAACTTTACAAGAATTTGTCCAAGAAGACTTATCTAAAATTAAAGCTTTTGGTCATCTTGATGCAATAGTTCTCGGTCAACCTGGGTTTATTGCACGAACTGGTTACACCGGAGAAGATGGATTTGAAGTGATGGTTGATTCAGATGTCGGGATAGAATTATGGCGATCGCTCTACGATGCTGGGGTCATACCCTGTGGGCTTGGTGCGCGAGATACGCTGCGACTCGAAGCCGCAATGGCGCTTTACGGACAAGATATTGATGAAACGACTACACCCCTCGAAGCTGGCATGGGCTGGCTAGTTCATTTAGAGACTAAAGAAGACTTTATCGGACGCGAAGTTCTTGCCCAACAAAAAGCACGCAGCGTTCAACGCAAACTTGTCGGGCTGTGTCTCCAAGGTAGAAATATCGCGCGTCATGGCTATCAAGTGCTATCGCAAGGAAAAGTAGTTGGCGAAATTACTAGTGGTACACTCTCGCCTACACTAGGTTATCCAGTTGCTTTGGCATATGTTCCCACTTCCTTAAGTCAATTGGGACAGCAGCTAGATGTTGAAATTCGCGGGAAACTGTATCCGGCGATCATCGTTAAACGTCCATTTTATCGGTCAAAAACGCGATTATTAACTTAA
- a CDS encoding thiol-disulfide oxidoreductase DCC family protein, producing MSASNIHSRELRANQQVPDSTSWKIKLLYDGECPLCLREVDFLRKRDAGRGLVAFVDIADENYTPELHGGVDFETAMGRIHAVMPDGTVIKNVEVFRRVYETLGMGWVYAMTKLPVIGAFADMLYGIWADWRLRLTGRPDLATVVAKRQQKIECTSQGRCQV from the coding sequence ATGTCTGCATCAAACATCCATTCACGCGAATTGAGAGCAAATCAACAGGTGCCTGATTCAACATCTTGGAAAATTAAGCTACTGTACGATGGCGAGTGCCCATTGTGTTTGCGCGAAGTTGATTTTTTGAGGAAACGAGATGCTGGTCGCGGACTTGTAGCATTCGTGGATATTGCAGATGAGAACTATACACCTGAATTACATGGCGGCGTAGACTTTGAAACTGCGATGGGGCGAATTCATGCAGTCATGCCTGATGGTACAGTTATCAAGAATGTAGAAGTTTTTCGCCGAGTTTATGAAACTTTAGGAATGGGATGGGTTTACGCTATGACTAAGTTACCCGTCATTGGTGCTTTTGCTGATATGCTATATGGCATCTGGGCTGACTGGCGGTTGCGGCTGACTGGACGACCAGACTTAGCCACAGTTGTTGCTAAGCGTCAGCAGAAAATTGAATGCACATCTCAGGGACGCTGTCAAGTGTAA
- a CDS encoding DUF938 domain-containing protein gives MSDLDARQYAPATERNREPILEILLEVLPPTGTVLEVSSGTGEHAIFFAPRIYPRKWLPSDPNPMARASIMAWREYAPAENLYPAIALNACDPMWTVEQQSLDIVAIVNINMIHIAPWSACLGLFAGARRILPSGGILYLYGPFKQGGQHTAASNAAFDESLRTQNPEWGVRNLEDVVEVAKTNNFSLIKTVAMPANNLSVIFQKMN, from the coding sequence ATGAGTGATCTTGATGCCCGACAATACGCGCCTGCAACTGAGCGCAACCGAGAACCGATTCTAGAGATTTTACTCGAAGTTTTGCCGCCAACAGGCACAGTGTTAGAAGTCTCTAGCGGAACCGGAGAACACGCTATCTTTTTTGCACCGCGAATTTACCCTCGCAAGTGGCTACCTTCTGACCCTAACCCAATGGCACGTGCCAGTATTATGGCATGGCGCGAATATGCTCCTGCCGAAAATCTGTATCCAGCGATCGCCCTTAATGCTTGCGATCCAATGTGGACCGTCGAACAACAATCATTAGATATTGTTGCGATCGTTAACATTAACATGATTCACATTGCGCCTTGGTCGGCTTGCTTAGGATTATTTGCAGGTGCCAGGCGAATTCTTCCCTCTGGTGGTATTCTGTATCTCTACGGACCTTTCAAACAAGGTGGTCAACATACAGCAGCAAGTAATGCTGCATTTGATGAAAGTTTACGCACTCAGAATCCAGAGTGGGGTGTGCGAAATTTAGAGGATGTCGTAGAAGTAGCTAAGACTAATAATTTTTCACTCATCAAAACTGTCGCGATGCCAGCAAATAATCTTTCAGTCATTTTTCAAAAGATGAATTAA
- a CDS encoding cation:proton antiporter subunit C, which yields MLEACILATILCGFFGIIFKKNIMMKIIAMDVMSTGVIAYYVLIAARDGLFTPIWANARKGAYADPVPQAVILTAIVIGFSIQALMLVSVMKLAQDNPTLESNEIEKSNMP from the coding sequence GTGTTAGAAGCATGCATCCTCGCGACAATATTATGTGGATTTTTCGGCATTATTTTTAAAAAGAACATCATGATGAAGATCATCGCGATGGATGTTATGAGCACAGGAGTCATCGCCTATTATGTACTGATTGCAGCACGAGATGGCTTATTTACACCCATTTGGGCAAATGCTCGTAAAGGTGCTTACGCCGATCCAGTTCCTCAGGCAGTGATATTAACAGCGATCGTCATCGGCTTTTCGATTCAAGCTTTAATGCTAGTCAGTGTCATGAAACTAGCACAAGATAACCCGACCTTAGAAAGCAACGAAATCGAGAAGAGTAATATGCCATGA
- a CDS encoding cation:proton antiporter produces the protein MNTLTIAWIALSLVTGFVIYLLPKVDRYLALSVAVVSLGYGLQIFVEQSPLTLQLLDNFGVTLVVDQLSGYFILTNALVTAAVIIYCWDSGKTAFFYMQTIILHGSLNAVFICADFISLYVALEVIGIAAFLLIAYPRTERSIWVALRYLFVSNTAMLFYLVGAILVYQANHSFAFAGLGEAPTEALALIVLGLLTKGGVFVSGLWLPLTHSESETPVSALLSGIVVKAGVFPLIRCALLVDEVYAIARIFGVAAALLGVFYAIFEKDTKRTLALSTLSQLGWILVAPEVGGLYALAHGSAKSTLFLIAGNLPSRNFQELQQRRSINPVLWVALTMAGLSISGFPLFVGFGAKILTLSQLPTAYTIAMNIGAVGTAIVYAKFIFLPRGGQEKIRLGLSLAATLTISALIVANIAYYQAYTVANITKVLAIIAIGWVAYVFVLRRSELRLPRMLEQFEHLIGGMSLMLILLFWMVFA, from the coding sequence ATGAATACTCTGACGATTGCCTGGATTGCTTTATCGCTAGTTACGGGGTTTGTGATTTATTTGCTCCCCAAAGTTGACCGATACCTTGCACTGAGTGTGGCTGTTGTTTCGCTGGGATATGGGTTGCAGATATTTGTAGAACAGTCGCCCCTAACCCTGCAATTGCTAGATAACTTCGGTGTCACCTTAGTCGTCGATCAGTTGAGTGGCTACTTTATATTGACTAATGCATTAGTAACAGCAGCAGTTATTATCTACTGTTGGGACAGCGGCAAAACAGCTTTTTTTTATATGCAGACTATTATTCTGCATGGTAGCCTGAATGCCGTCTTTATCTGTGCAGATTTTATAAGCCTCTATGTGGCATTAGAGGTAATTGGGATTGCCGCATTTCTTTTGATTGCTTATCCCCGAACTGAACGGTCAATATGGGTTGCCTTGCGTTATCTGTTTGTCAGCAACACGGCAATGCTGTTTTATCTGGTGGGCGCGATATTAGTTTACCAGGCAAATCACTCATTTGCTTTTGCTGGTTTGGGTGAAGCACCAACTGAGGCACTTGCCTTGATTGTTTTGGGACTATTGACAAAAGGGGGAGTCTTCGTCTCAGGATTGTGGCTACCGTTGACTCATTCAGAGTCAGAAACACCAGTATCGGCATTATTGTCAGGAATTGTCGTCAAAGCTGGGGTATTTCCACTCATACGTTGTGCGCTGCTTGTTGACGAGGTCTATGCGATCGCTCGTATTTTTGGAGTTGCTGCAGCATTGTTGGGTGTGTTCTATGCCATTTTTGAAAAAGATACCAAGCGCACACTGGCACTAAGTACACTTTCACAGTTGGGCTGGATTCTCGTTGCACCGGAAGTCGGAGGTTTGTATGCGCTGGCGCATGGCTCAGCAAAATCAACGCTATTTTTAATTGCAGGTAATTTACCAAGTCGCAACTTCCAGGAACTGCAACAACGTCGATCAATTAATCCTGTACTGTGGGTTGCTTTAACCATGGCTGGTCTTTCAATCTCAGGTTTTCCTTTATTTGTTGGTTTTGGCGCAAAGATATTAACACTGAGTCAATTGCCTACAGCTTATACGATCGCAATGAACATTGGAGCCGTAGGAACAGCGATCGTGTATGCCAAATTCATCTTTCTCCCGCGTGGAGGACAAGAGAAAATCCGCCTTGGTTTATCCCTAGCGGCAACCCTGACGATCAGTGCACTGATCGTAGCAAATATTGCCTACTATCAAGCTTATACCGTTGCAAATATCACAAAAGTACTTGCCATTATTGCCATTGGCTGGGTGGCATATGTTTTCGTTTTGCGACGTTCAGAACTTAGATTACCGCGTATGCTTGAGCAATTTGAGCATCTGATTGGCGGTATGAGTCTGATGTTGATATTGCTGTTTTGGATGGTATTTGCATGA
- a CDS encoding Na+/H+ antiporter subunit E: protein MTGYLNLILRLVIWFLLTANFSVVNIIIGVSVALLLPHNHRSRAALKDWLRALGEIVVAIPQAYIEAFQIMLRPHTQEEVTMERVPPRRTPGLIFLDIFLITFTPKTIVLKYHEHGWYEVHRVRRRKA, encoded by the coding sequence ATGACTGGATATCTCAATTTGATATTGCGACTCGTTATCTGGTTTCTCCTCACTGCCAATTTCAGTGTGGTTAATATCATCATTGGTGTGAGTGTGGCACTGCTTTTGCCCCATAATCATAGATCCCGTGCCGCATTAAAAGATTGGCTACGGGCACTAGGTGAGATTGTTGTAGCGATTCCACAGGCATATATTGAAGCTTTTCAAATCATGCTCCGTCCGCATACTCAAGAGGAAGTCACTATGGAACGCGTGCCACCGCGACGGACGCCTGGACTCATCTTTCTCGATATATTCTTGATCACCTTTACCCCCAAAACGATTGTTTTAAAATATCACGAACACGGCTGGTACGAAGTTCACCGCGTGCGACGGAGGAAAGCATGA
- a CDS encoding monovalent cation/H(+) antiporter subunit G, which translates to MLINILSYTFIGLGIVFWFWGTSHLLGNRSILFKLHSLSVADTLGSMSIIIGLLLRIPSEWPLLILAIISLAIWNTVLGYVLAYCSSSGDSYE; encoded by the coding sequence ATGCTTATTAATATACTTAGTTATACCTTTATAGGTTTAGGAATTGTTTTTTGGTTTTGGGGAACCTCGCATTTACTGGGCAACCGCTCAATTTTATTCAAACTGCATAGTCTTTCGGTTGCAGATACGCTGGGATCGATGAGTATCATTATCGGACTACTGCTAAGAATACCCAGTGAATGGCCCTTGCTGATTCTCGCGATTATCTCCTTAGCAATTTGGAACACTGTGCTGGGGTATGTCTTAGCCTACTGTTCTAGTAGTGGAGATAGCTATGAATGA
- a CDS encoding DUF4040 domain-containing protein, with translation MNENDLSVYVITALLPLTAFMLIFQVNPYHALVIRGILGAIAALVYAVLGAADVALTEALVGTMLAVTLYAVAVRSSLVMRLGVLKDELSTQGDRQFGQLLDDLRTILDKCHMRLEVFPYTDMQSLDQALIDKEVHAICTQRSQPHSDFEQDCGSDQHFHTAIRVQRLYEIMQTELALPGTILTYVNPSDSKEEHS, from the coding sequence ATGAATGAGAACGATCTCTCTGTCTATGTCATAACAGCACTGCTGCCATTGACTGCGTTTATGTTGATATTTCAGGTCAATCCCTACCATGCCTTGGTTATTCGTGGCATTTTGGGAGCAATAGCAGCATTAGTATATGCAGTTTTGGGAGCTGCGGATGTAGCTTTGACAGAAGCATTGGTAGGGACGATGCTGGCAGTTACGCTCTATGCAGTTGCAGTACGTTCATCACTCGTTATGCGACTTGGTGTTCTTAAAGATGAGTTGAGTACACAAGGCGATCGCCAGTTTGGACAACTGCTGGATGATTTACGCACAATATTAGACAAATGTCATATGCGGCTTGAAGTGTTTCCTTACACAGATATGCAGTCATTGGATCAAGCATTAATTGATAAAGAAGTACACGCAATTTGCACTCAACGATCGCAACCACACTCTGACTTTGAACAAGACTGTGGAAGTGACCAGCACTTTCATACTGCCATCAGGGTGCAACGCCTCTACGAAATTATGCAAACTGAACTTGCATTGCCAGGCACTATTCTCACCTACGTCAATCCATCAGACTCAAAGGAGGAGCATTCATGA
- a CDS encoding Na(+)/H(+) antiporter subunit B, whose translation MKWVYIAAGIALFVKMLLIPNPALNVSDTSIVELVVQDSGVPNAVSGIIFRNRLYDTIFEVVVFTISILGAYFLLANEKPSTNIYQFTDQPSIVLARLGATIAALVSIELAIRGHLSPGGGFAAGVAGGTAIGLVAITSPSEWMQEIYKRWHFATWEKVSILIFIGLAVITLSGLELPHGELGALVSGGVIPLLNILVAAKVALGSWAVILLFIRYRGLL comes from the coding sequence ATGAAATGGGTCTATATTGCGGCGGGAATTGCGCTATTCGTCAAAATGCTGCTGATACCCAATCCGGCACTGAATGTATCAGATACTTCAATTGTAGAATTGGTTGTTCAAGATAGTGGTGTACCCAATGCAGTGTCGGGTATCATTTTCCGAAATCGCCTTTATGACACGATCTTTGAGGTTGTGGTATTTACAATTTCCATCTTGGGCGCTTATTTTTTGCTGGCTAATGAAAAGCCATCCACCAACATTTATCAGTTTACCGATCAACCATCAATTGTGTTAGCACGTCTGGGTGCAACCATCGCTGCATTAGTAAGTATTGAACTTGCAATTCGGGGACATTTAAGCCCAGGTGGTGGTTTTGCAGCTGGAGTGGCGGGTGGAACAGCGATCGGTCTCGTTGCAATTACCTCACCATCAGAGTGGATGCAGGAGATCTACAAGCGCTGGCACTTTGCTACATGGGAAAAAGTTTCGATTTTGATTTTCATTGGGTTAGCAGTCATTACTCTGTCTGGCTTAGAATTACCACACGGAGAATTAGGCGCACTTGTGAGCGGTGGAGTTATTCCTTTACTCAACATTCTAGTTGCTGCGAAAGTTGCATTAGGTTCGTGGGCGGTGATTTTACTGTTTATTCGTTATCGCGGGTTGTTGTAA
- the hisF gene encoding imidazole glycerol phosphate synthase subunit HisF, which produces MLAKRILPCLDVKAGRVVKGVNFVNLQDAGDPVELAKVYNAAGADELVFLDITATHEDRDIIIDVVYRTAEQVFIPLTVGGGIQSLEQIKSLLRAGADKVSINSAAVRQPDLIDRASDRFGNQCIVIAIDARRRQDTANPGWDVYVRGGRENTGIDALFWAKEVARRGAGELLVTSMDADGTQAGYDLELTRAIADVVEIPVIASGGAGNCEHIHTALTQGKAEAALLASLLHYGQLSVREIKDYLRDRGCPVRVTA; this is translated from the coding sequence ATGCTAGCAAAAAGAATTCTTCCATGTTTGGATGTCAAGGCGGGGCGAGTGGTAAAAGGAGTTAACTTTGTCAATCTACAAGATGCGGGCGATCCTGTCGAACTTGCCAAGGTTTACAACGCTGCTGGAGCTGATGAGTTAGTGTTTCTCGATATTACAGCAACTCATGAAGACCGCGACATTATTATCGATGTGGTGTATCGTACAGCAGAGCAGGTATTTATTCCCCTTACAGTTGGTGGGGGAATCCAATCCTTAGAACAAATTAAAAGTTTGTTAAGAGCCGGAGCAGATAAAGTTAGTATTAATTCTGCTGCTGTACGGCAACCTGACTTGATTGATCGCGCCAGCGATCGCTTTGGCAATCAGTGTATAGTCATTGCTATAGATGCACGACGGAGGCAAGACACAGCTAACCCTGGATGGGATGTGTATGTACGAGGTGGACGGGAAAATACTGGCATCGATGCACTCTTTTGGGCAAAGGAAGTCGCACGACGGGGCGCAGGCGAATTACTTGTCACTAGTATGGACGCTGATGGCACTCAAGCTGGATATGACTTGGAGTTAACCAGGGCAATCGCTGATGTCGTTGAAATTCCTGTGATTGCTTCTGGAGGTGCAGGTAACTGCGAACATATCCATACCGCACTCACCCAAGGTAAAGCCGAAGCCGCCTTACTTGCATCACTGTTACATTACGGTCAATTAAGCGTTAGAGAAATTAAAGATTACTTGCGCGATCGCGGTTGTCCAGTACGAGTAACAGCTTAA
- the ruvB gene encoding Holliday junction branch migration DNA helicase RuvB produces the protein MAIISSKQPHSEPERRNTPTVRRQTPQREELLQPKATVDEHSKQEESIRPQKFADYIGQKDLKEVLDIAIKAAKARGEILDHLLLYGPPGLGKTTMALILAAEMGVNCKITSAPALERPRDIVGLLVGLQPGDILFIDEIHRLSRMAEEILYPAMEDFRVDITTGKGSSAKSRSISLRRFTLVGATTRAGSLSSPLRDRFGLVQRLRFYQPEELSQIVLRTAQLLQTAMTDDGALEIARRSRGTPRIANRLFKRVRDYAEVKSAGTIDQNVAAEALELFQVDPCGLDWTDRQMLTMMIEQFNGGPVGIETMAAATGEDTQTIEEVYEPYLMQIGYLQRTPRGRVASPAAYQHLGFTPPNEQLSLLP, from the coding sequence ATGGCGATAATTTCTTCTAAACAACCTCATTCTGAACCCGAACGCCGTAATACTCCAACCGTTCGTCGTCAGACTCCCCAGCGCGAAGAACTTTTACAGCCGAAAGCGACTGTTGATGAGCATAGTAAACAAGAAGAAAGCATTCGCCCCCAAAAATTTGCTGATTATATTGGTCAAAAAGATTTAAAAGAAGTTCTCGATATTGCCATTAAAGCAGCAAAAGCTAGAGGTGAAATCCTCGACCACTTACTGTTATATGGTCCACCTGGTTTGGGAAAAACCACAATGGCGCTGATTCTAGCTGCAGAAATGGGCGTTAATTGCAAAATCACGAGTGCGCCAGCCTTAGAACGTCCACGAGACATTGTGGGGCTTCTTGTGGGATTGCAGCCAGGAGATATTTTATTTATCGATGAGATTCATCGTCTCTCACGCATGGCAGAAGAAATTTTGTATCCAGCCATGGAAGATTTTCGGGTTGACATTACTACAGGTAAAGGTTCAAGTGCTAAGTCACGCAGTATCTCATTGCGAAGGTTTACTTTAGTGGGAGCAACAACACGTGCAGGTTCGCTATCATCGCCATTACGCGATCGCTTCGGATTAGTGCAAAGATTACGGTTTTATCAGCCAGAAGAACTCAGTCAAATTGTTTTACGTACTGCACAGTTACTCCAAACAGCAATGACTGATGATGGGGCGCTAGAAATTGCGCGGCGATCGCGTGGAACACCGAGAATTGCCAATCGCTTGTTCAAACGAGTGCGCGACTATGCCGAAGTTAAATCGGCAGGAACGATTGACCAAAATGTTGCAGCCGAAGCATTAGAGTTATTTCAAGTCGATCCTTGCGGCTTAGATTGGACCGATCGACAAATGCTCACCATGATGATCGAACAATTTAACGGTGGTCCTGTAGGAATTGAGACAATGGCAGCAGCAACTGGAGAGGATACGCAAACGATTGAGGAAGTGTATGAACCATATCTCATGCAAATAGGTTATCTCCAGCGAACACCTCGCGGTCGGGTTGCGAGTCCAGCAGCTTATCAGCACTTAGGCTTTACTCCACCCAACGAGCAGCTTTCTTTACTACCATAA
- a CDS encoding tetratricopeptide repeat protein: protein MRIIVILLSFFLVFGVVNPVLAQSQPQITAEQFQQLDSLAQQALDATNSGDFATAETYWTQIIDLFPDNPAAWSNRGNARVSQNKLNEALADYDKSVELAPNAPDPYLNRGTAYEGLGQWELAITNYNRVLEIDPNDAMAYNNRGNAEAGLGQWELAIADYRKSTEIASNFAFARANYALALYQVGKKHEAIRNMRNIVRKYPNFADMRAALTAAYWEQGKQGEAESNWVSAIGLDQRYQDINWVANIRRWPPVIVAALEKFQKLK from the coding sequence ATGCGAATAATTGTAATTCTTTTGAGTTTCTTCCTTGTTTTTGGGGTCGTAAATCCAGTATTAGCACAATCCCAACCACAAATTACAGCAGAACAGTTTCAACAACTCGACAGTTTAGCCCAACAAGCCTTAGATGCTACAAACAGTGGAGATTTTGCCACTGCAGAAACTTACTGGACGCAAATTATTGACTTGTTTCCCGATAACCCTGCTGCATGGAGTAATCGCGGGAATGCTAGAGTTAGCCAAAACAAACTCAATGAAGCATTAGCAGACTACGATAAATCTGTAGAATTAGCACCGAATGCGCCCGATCCTTACTTAAATCGCGGTACTGCGTATGAGGGATTAGGACAATGGGAACTGGCGATCACTAACTACAATCGTGTTTTAGAAATTGACCCGAATGATGCTATGGCGTATAACAATCGCGGTAATGCCGAAGCTGGATTAGGACAATGGGAACTGGCGATCGCCGACTATCGTAAATCAACCGAAATTGCCTCTAATTTTGCTTTTGCTCGTGCAAACTACGCTCTAGCGTTGTATCAAGTAGGCAAAAAACACGAAGCAATTCGCAATATGCGTAATATTGTCCGTAAATATCCTAACTTTGCTGATATGCGGGCTGCCCTGACTGCGGCGTATTGGGAACAGGGCAAACAAGGCGAAGCCGAGAGTAACTGGGTATCAGCGATTGGACTTGACCAGCGCTATCAAGACATCAACTGGGTAGCAAATATACGTCGTTGGCCTCCCGTTATAGTAGCAGCATTAGAGAAGTTTCAGAAGTTGAAGTAA
- a CDS encoding glycosyltransferase, which produces MTHFGILCPSSPSHINAMTALGRELVRRGHRVTLIQVPELESQALATGLEFQAIGEKEFPSGILAEKFAQLGQLSGLRAIAFTLDLIKQGGTIILRDAPEIITSIGIEALLVDQVSPESATVAKHLNLPFITICNALILNQEPGIPPFVTTWQPNTAWWALLRNGITYAVLERVAQPVRQVLDEYHRKWNLPLYKKVADSLSDLAQISQQPAEFEFPRTHLPECFHFAGPFVDPAGRKPIPFPYEKLTEQPLIYASMGTLQNQQQKIFQAIAAACANLDVQLVISLGGSSTPETLPKLAGKPLVVQYAPQLELLQKAILTITHAGLNTALESLSNGVPMVAIPITNDQPGVAARIAWTRTGEFVPLSRLSVPRLQMAVQQVLTNETYKQNALRLQQAIHQAGGVRRAADVIEQAVSTGKPVLNHSNF; this is translated from the coding sequence ATGACGCATTTCGGCATCTTGTGTCCTAGCTCACCTAGTCATATTAATGCTATGACTGCTTTAGGGCGGGAACTTGTTCGGCGCGGACATCGTGTCACCCTAATTCAAGTTCCTGAACTGGAGTCTCAAGCTTTAGCCACAGGGTTAGAATTTCAAGCGATTGGTGAAAAAGAGTTTCCATCTGGGATACTTGCAGAAAAATTTGCTCAACTTGGTCAACTCAGTGGCTTGAGGGCGATCGCGTTTACACTGGATCTGATCAAACAGGGTGGTACAATCATCCTGCGTGATGCTCCAGAAATTATTACATCGATCGGTATTGAAGCGCTGTTAGTCGATCAGGTATCTCCAGAAAGTGCAACCGTGGCAAAGCATTTGAATCTCCCTTTCATCACGATTTGCAATGCGCTGATTCTCAATCAAGAACCTGGCATTCCCCCTTTTGTAACAACTTGGCAGCCTAACACAGCTTGGTGGGCATTACTCCGTAACGGTATAACTTACGCAGTTTTAGAACGTGTAGCCCAACCTGTTCGCCAAGTATTAGATGAGTATCATCGGAAGTGGAATTTACCGCTTTACAAAAAAGTCGCAGACTCATTATCTGACTTAGCACAAATTAGCCAGCAACCTGCAGAATTTGAGTTTCCTCGGACACACTTACCTGAATGTTTTCACTTTGCAGGACCCTTTGTCGATCCTGCTGGGCGTAAACCGATACCTTTTCCCTACGAGAAATTGACAGAACAACCGCTAATTTACGCTTCAATGGGAACGTTGCAAAATCAGCAGCAGAAAATTTTTCAGGCGATCGCCGCTGCGTGTGCGAATTTAGATGTTCAATTAGTTATTTCCCTTGGTGGTAGCAGCACCCCAGAAACGCTACCCAAATTAGCAGGTAAACCACTTGTTGTTCAATATGCACCACAACTCGAACTTTTGCAAAAAGCCATATTAACAATTACCCATGCAGGATTAAACACTGCTTTGGAATCATTGAGTAACGGTGTTCCGATGGTGGCGATACCGATTACGAACGATCAACCTGGTGTTGCGGCGCGGATTGCTTGGACAAGAACTGGAGAGTTTGTACCGCTATCGCGTTTGAGTGTTCCCAGGCTGCAAATGGCGGTTCAACAGGTGCTTACAAATGAAACTTACAAACAAAACGCACTCAGACTACAGCAAGCAATTCATCAGGCGGGTGGAGTACGTCGGGCTGCAGATGTTATTGAACAAGCCGTTTCTACCGGAAAACCTGTGCTCAATCACAGCAATTTTTGA